Proteins encoded together in one Cetobacterium somerae ATCC BAA-474 window:
- a CDS encoding energy-coupling factor ABC transporter ATP-binding protein, with translation MIKLESIKFSYNQEIIFQDFSINFKKGKFYTLLGKNGSGKSTLIKLILGIEKVSQGNIYIDNLNIRESLFQCRKNIGIVFQNPDEQLVTDIVEEEIAFSMENYGYSSDFMKRKVEKLLKEIDFFEKKNEKISKLSGGEKQRVCIASSLVLDPKILILDEGTAMLDPENRKIILDILRNLSNKGMTVILVTHHLNEIEFCDEVIYLEKNKINFNGPKKLFMSFLVKNEIDQGIELPPMFKVARSIYLRTKKDVSEDIFNLNKMGEHLWKSL, from the coding sequence TTGATTAAATTAGAATCAATAAAATTTTCTTATAATCAAGAAATTATATTCCAAGATTTTTCTATAAATTTTAAAAAAGGAAAATTTTATACTTTATTAGGGAAAAATGGCTCTGGAAAAAGTACTTTAATAAAATTAATTCTAGGTATAGAAAAAGTAAGTCAAGGAAATATATATATAGATAATTTAAATATAAGAGAAAGTCTTTTTCAATGTAGAAAAAATATAGGAATAGTATTTCAAAATCCTGATGAACAACTTGTAACTGATATTGTAGAGGAAGAAATTGCTTTTTCGATGGAAAATTATGGATATAGTTCAGATTTTATGAAAAGAAAAGTAGAAAAATTATTGAAAGAAATAGATTTTTTCGAAAAAAAGAATGAAAAGATATCTAAATTATCAGGGGGAGAAAAACAAAGAGTTTGTATAGCTTCTTCTTTAGTTTTAGACCCTAAAATTTTAATACTAGATGAAGGAACGGCGATGCTCGACCCAGAAAATAGAAAAATAATACTAGATATATTAAGAAATTTAAGTAATAAAGGGATGACAGTGATTTTAGTAACTCATCATTTAAATGAAATAGAATTTTGTGATGAAGTTATTTATCTTGAAAAAAATAAAATCAATTTTAACGGGCCTAAAAAGCTTTTTATGAGCTTTCTTGTAAAAAATGAGATAGACCAAGGGATAGAGTTACCTCCTATGTTTAAAGTCGCTAGAAGCATTTATTTAAGAACTAAAAAGGATGTTTCAGAAGATATTTTTAATTTAAATAAAATGGGGGAGCATTTATGGAAATCTCTTTAA
- a CDS encoding energy-coupling factor ABC transporter ATP-binding protein, with protein sequence MEISLKKVNSGYDEIILENVNMEIEECSWTFIIGKTGSGKSTLLQTIGFLLNNIQGEILWKGINLSNSQNLKKFREATGYMFQYTEKQFFNNTIKEEIEYILIKKKVSREEIDRNVNEVLKLLKLSNEILNKSPYEISGGQKRLVALASILVTSPKLLLLDEPTAGLDLENKKLFFDVLKQLKNKGVTIIQISHLFEDVLEYGDKVFLLENKKIINEGVPLKVLEKSDLEFIEFCKIINKFGIETENIKNIDELLERIGIDAKERF encoded by the coding sequence ATGGAAATCTCTTTAAAAAAAGTTAACTCAGGATATGATGAGATAATTTTGGAAAATGTCAATATGGAAATAGAAGAATGTTCATGGACATTTATAATAGGAAAAACAGGTAGTGGAAAATCAACACTTTTACAAACTATAGGATTTTTATTGAATAATATTCAAGGAGAAATCTTGTGGAAAGGAATTAATTTATCTAATTCTCAAAACTTAAAAAAATTTAGAGAAGCTACAGGATATATGTTTCAATATACTGAGAAACAATTTTTTAATAATACAATAAAAGAAGAGATTGAGTATATTTTAATTAAGAAAAAAGTTTCTAGAGAAGAAATTGATAGAAATGTAAATGAAGTTCTAAAACTTTTGAAACTATCTAACGAAATTTTAAATAAATCTCCATATGAAATAAGTGGAGGTCAAAAAAGATTAGTTGCATTAGCATCAATTTTAGTCACTTCTCCTAAATTATTATTATTAGATGAACCAACTGCGGGATTAGATTTAGAAAATAAAAAGTTATTTTTTGATGTCTTAAAACAATTAAAAAATAAAGGAGTTACAATTATACAAATATCTCATTTATTTGAGGATGTTTTAGAATATGGGGATAAAGTTTTTTTATTAGAAAATAAAAAAATTATAAATGAAGGAGTTCCCTTAAAAGTTTTAGAGAAATCTGACTTAGAATTTATAGAATTTTGTAAAATTATTAATAAATTTGGAATAGAAACAGAAAATATAAAAAACATAGATGAATTATTAGAGAGGATTGGGATAGATGCTAAAGAAAGATTTTGA
- a CDS encoding energy-coupling factor transporter transmembrane component T, translating to MLKKDFDPRIVFYTTIGYIIAIGFANKYYQIIIILPFIFYQMKLFSADLNKLKRIFKYSIGLLLSMIFVNLLLMNKNIEYVFLSTFRLLTIILLVTSMVSKMEIREIGFVIEKMLSPLKIFKVPVDSIGVITALAFKFIPMLEEESKRIIIAQKARGIDYKLMNLKEKISNILTLFFPVVICGIQNAVNLAISMEVRGYGNGIKRTRLKDYKLEKKDYLYFFFTLIISILFILFCLFA from the coding sequence ATGCTAAAGAAAGATTTTGACCCTCGAATAGTATTTTATACAACTATAGGTTATATTATAGCAATTGGTTTTGCAAATAAATATTATCAGATAATTATAATTTTACCATTTATATTTTATCAAATGAAATTATTTTCAGCTGACTTAAACAAATTAAAAAGAATATTCAAGTATTCAATAGGACTTTTACTATCAATGATATTTGTAAATTTGCTCTTAATGAATAAAAATATAGAATATGTATTTCTTTCTACTTTTAGACTTTTAACAATTATTTTGTTAGTTACCTCTATGGTTTCTAAAATGGAGATTAGAGAGATTGGATTTGTAATAGAGAAGATGTTATCACCTTTAAAAATATTTAAAGTTCCAGTTGACTCAATAGGAGTTATAACAGCTTTGGCATTTAAATTTATTCCAATGTTAGAAGAAGAAAGCAAAAGAATAATAATAGCTCAAAAAGCAAGAGGCATTGATTATAAATTGATGAATCTGAAAGAAAAAATTAGCAATATTTTAACACTATTTTTTCCAGTGGTTATTTGTGGAATACAAAATGCAGTAAATTTAGCAATATCTATGGAAGTTAGAGGATATGGAAATGGGATTAAAAGAACTAGATTAAAAGATTATAAATTAGAAAAAAAAGATTATTTGTATTTTTTCTTTACTTTAATAATTTCTATTCTGTTTATTCTATTTTGCTTGTTTGCTTAA
- a CDS encoding aspartate/glutamate racemase family protein, which translates to MKKIGIIGGMGPLATADLFTKIIKASDAKCDNEHIPIIIDNNTKIPDRTSAILGIGESPLEEIILSAKTLEKSGADFLIMPCNTAHYFYNDLTKAINIPVLNMIDETAKFILNKSPNIKRIALFSTIGTLKGNIYQNIFNKYNIEIIPPEEEDILELMHLIYNVIKNNQLNYNHIKIINIIEKFKEKNIDNIILGCTELPIAMNMFKIKGNFYDPTEILALSAIKKAKATP; encoded by the coding sequence ATGAAAAAAATTGGAATTATAGGTGGAATGGGACCATTAGCTACAGCAGATCTTTTTACAAAAATTATTAAAGCAAGTGATGCCAAATGTGATAATGAACATATTCCAATAATTATTGATAATAATACTAAAATTCCTGATAGAACGTCTGCTATTCTAGGAATCGGAGAAAGTCCATTAGAAGAGATTATTCTTTCAGCTAAAACTTTAGAAAAATCAGGGGCAGATTTCCTTATAATGCCTTGTAATACTGCTCACTATTTTTACAATGATTTAACTAAAGCAATCAATATTCCAGTTTTAAATATGATTGATGAAACTGCTAAATTTATCCTAAATAAAAGTCCTAATATAAAAAGAATAGCATTATTTTCCACAATAGGAACTTTAAAAGGAAATATATATCAAAATATTTTTAATAAGTACAATATTGAGATTATTCCTCCTGAAGAAGAAGACATCTTAGAACTTATGCATTTAATTTATAATGTTATAAAAAATAACCAACTTAATTATAATCATATAAAAATAATAAATATAATTGAAAAATTTAAAGAAAAAAATATTGATAATATAATTTTAGGTTGTACAGAACTTCCAATTGCTATGAATATGTTTAAAATCAAAGGAAATTTTTATGATCCCACTGAAATTTTAGCTCTATCAGCTATAAAAAAAGCTAAGGCAACTCCATAA
- a CDS encoding DUF4438 domain-containing protein, with translation MKTNKKEVVQISLQGEIRHPIFTGYKISSEGVPEILPGTCGITYNFKVGDSCMNISGDHVEPCVSIHHSKEKESNALMNLSCIGNEAKVITGDAKGKKGWVTGKHGGIDNVIIDFPEDVLENLSIGDKIQIKGFGQGFKLLTHPKISVMNLDPNLFEKLNIKIEDNKLIVPIVTKIPAYLMGSGIGSASASNGDYDIMTADSEQNKKFGIDKLRFGDLVLLEDCDNTYGIGYLKGSVTVGVVVHSNCIKSGHGPGVTVIMSSKESLIIGEINNNANINNYYNS, from the coding sequence ATGAAAACAAATAAAAAAGAAGTTGTACAAATATCATTACAAGGAGAGATTAGACATCCAATTTTTACAGGGTACAAAATTTCCTCTGAAGGAGTTCCAGAAATTTTACCTGGAACATGTGGAATTACTTATAACTTTAAAGTTGGTGATTCATGTATGAATATCTCTGGAGATCATGTTGAACCCTGTGTTTCTATACATCACTCTAAAGAAAAAGAATCTAACGCATTGATGAATCTCTCTTGTATCGGAAATGAAGCAAAAGTAATTACTGGTGATGCTAAAGGTAAAAAAGGATGGGTTACAGGTAAGCATGGTGGAATAGATAATGTTATTATTGATTTTCCTGAAGATGTTCTAGAAAATTTGTCTATTGGAGATAAAATACAAATTAAAGGGTTTGGTCAAGGATTTAAACTATTAACTCATCCTAAAATCTCTGTAATGAATCTAGATCCTAATTTATTTGAAAAATTAAACATAAAAATAGAGGATAATAAACTTATTGTACCTATTGTAACTAAAATCCCAGCATACTTAATGGGATCAGGAATAGGTAGTGCTTCTGCATCTAATGGTGATTACGACATTATGACTGCTGATTCTGAACAAAATAAAAAATTTGGAATAGATAAATTAAGATTTGGTGATTTAGTTCTTCTAGAAGATTGTGATAACACATATGGAATAGGATATTTAAAAGGTTCTGTTACCGTTGGTGTAGTTGTTCACTCCAACTGCATAAAATCTGGTCATGGTCCTGGTGTCACAGTTATCATGTCATCTAAAGAGTCTTTGATAATTGGAGAAATCAATAACAACGCTAATATAAATAACTATTATAATAGTTAG
- a CDS encoding ABC transporter substrate-binding protein, translating to MKKSLFGIFTSFLLLISCGEKNSTTFKEDKKVLNVAQSADAKSLDPHATNDSPSAGVMIQIYDSLVNVDENLNIIPNLAESWKEISPTKYQFNLKKGVLFHNGEELKASDVVFTFNRMLSSPRVSHIVGPMKTIKEISDYIVEIELSNPFAPMLYHLAHPASLILNEKAVIQNSDLYGQNPIGTGPFQLSNWIPGDKIILSKNNNYFKNPAKVDEINIKVVNEATNRVIGLETGELDMSINIAPIDINQVKSNKDLILLEDTGFGMNYLGFNTLKAPFNNKNIRKAIAYAINSEDIIEAVVLNSGTKANSPVPKGVFGYDQSIEPIEWNPNLSKEIIKNENLENKIKTKIWTNDDATRLQIAQIVQSQLKDVGIESSIESLEWGAFLEGTAREEHEIIILGWGNVTGDADYSLYPVFNTATDPSAGRRTIYSNTMVDQLLNNARETTNREIRLNAYSKVQEIIKEDVPLIPLYYPKYNVGINKKVKNFKISPMGHHSFYEIEL from the coding sequence ATGAAAAAATCTTTATTTGGTATATTCACATCATTTTTGCTCTTAATTAGTTGTGGAGAAAAAAATAGTACAACTTTCAAAGAGGATAAAAAAGTTTTAAATGTTGCACAATCTGCTGATGCTAAAAGCCTAGATCCTCATGCAACTAACGATAGCCCCTCTGCAGGAGTAATGATTCAGATATATGACTCTCTTGTTAACGTTGATGAAAACTTAAATATTATTCCTAATCTTGCCGAAAGTTGGAAAGAGATTTCACCAACAAAATATCAATTTAACTTAAAAAAAGGTGTTTTATTTCATAATGGAGAGGAGCTAAAAGCTTCAGATGTTGTATTTACGTTTAACAGAATGTTGAGTTCACCTAGAGTTAGTCATATAGTTGGTCCTATGAAAACAATTAAAGAAATATCTGATTATATTGTAGAGATTGAATTATCTAATCCATTTGCTCCTATGCTTTATCATTTAGCTCATCCTGCAAGTTTGATTTTAAATGAAAAAGCCGTTATTCAAAATAGTGATTTATACGGACAAAATCCAATTGGAACAGGTCCTTTCCAGCTCTCTAATTGGATTCCAGGAGATAAAATTATTTTAAGTAAAAATAATAATTATTTTAAAAATCCTGCTAAAGTTGATGAAATTAATATAAAAGTTGTAAATGAAGCGACTAATAGGGTTATTGGATTGGAAACTGGTGAACTAGATATGTCTATCAATATCGCTCCTATAGATATTAATCAGGTTAAATCAAATAAAGATTTAATTCTTTTAGAAGATACTGGATTTGGAATGAATTACTTAGGTTTTAACACTTTAAAGGCTCCTTTTAATAATAAGAATATTAGAAAAGCTATAGCCTATGCAATCAATTCTGAAGATATTATAGAAGCTGTTGTTTTAAACTCTGGAACTAAGGCAAATTCACCTGTTCCAAAAGGGGTTTTTGGATATGACCAATCAATTGAGCCAATAGAATGGAATCCTAACCTTAGTAAAGAGATTATAAAAAATGAAAATTTAGAAAATAAGATTAAAACAAAAATATGGACAAATGATGATGCAACAAGACTTCAAATTGCGCAAATAGTCCAATCTCAGCTTAAAGATGTTGGTATAGAATCATCTATTGAATCTTTAGAATGGGGAGCTTTTCTAGAGGGTACAGCTAGAGAGGAGCACGAAATTATAATATTAGGTTGGGGAAATGTTACAGGTGATGCTGACTATAGTTTATACCCTGTCTTTAATACTGCAACAGATCCTAGTGCTGGTCGAAGAACTATCTATTCAAATACAATGGTTGATCAGCTTTTAAATAATGCTAGAGAAACAACAAATCGAGAAATTAGATTAAATGCTTATTCGAAAGTTCAAGAAATTATTAAAGAAGATGTTCCACTAATTCCTCTTTACTATCCTAAATATAATGTTGGAATTAATAAAAAAGTTAAAAATTTTAAAATTAGTCCTATGGGACATCATAGTTTTTATGAAATTGAATTATAA
- a CDS encoding LysR family transcriptional regulator gives MDIKQLKYFLAITEENSITKAAKKLHISQPPLSHQLKILEEEIGSKLFDRTTRNLEITEVGEFLKNRAIQILELINETVKEIKQNQEELEGILKIGFVASSTAALVPKVIPEFSKNNPEVKFELKEGSTYKILDLLNHGTIEIGFIRTPFNSEEFDCIYLSKEPMIGLVDKNKYFQEVNEIDISFLEGLPLIIDKRFKKIIVNACYRKGFIPNILLIGEDSRTLMNLAQQGMGIAIVPESSKNLIFRENSKVVKIKDEELETQVVVAWLRNKKLSSVAKHFLKFLK, from the coding sequence ATGGATATAAAACAATTAAAGTATTTTTTAGCAATTACAGAGGAAAATAGCATTACAAAAGCTGCAAAAAAACTTCATATTTCTCAACCGCCCTTAAGTCATCAACTAAAAATTTTAGAAGAAGAAATTGGAAGTAAACTTTTTGATAGAACAACAAGAAATTTAGAGATAACAGAAGTTGGGGAATTTTTAAAAAATAGAGCTATTCAAATATTAGAGTTAATTAATGAAACAGTAAAAGAAATAAAACAAAACCAAGAAGAGTTAGAGGGAATTTTAAAAATTGGATTTGTTGCTTCTTCAACAGCTGCATTAGTTCCAAAAGTAATACCAGAGTTTTCTAAAAATAATCCTGAAGTAAAATTTGAACTAAAAGAAGGCAGTACGTATAAGATTTTAGATTTATTAAATCATGGAACTATAGAGATTGGGTTTATACGTACACCGTTTAATTCTGAAGAATTTGATTGTATATATTTGTCTAAAGAGCCAATGATAGGACTCGTAGATAAAAATAAGTATTTCCAAGAAGTTAATGAAATTGATATCTCTTTTTTAGAAGGGTTACCACTGATAATAGATAAAAGATTTAAAAAAATAATTGTAAATGCTTGTTATCGAAAAGGATTTATTCCAAATATTTTACTAATTGGTGAAGATAGTAGAACTTTGATGAATTTGGCACAACAGGGAATGGGAATTGCAATAGTACCAGAAAGTTCAAAAAATTTAATATTTAGAGAAAACTCTAAAGTTGTAAAGATAAAAGATGAAGAGTTAGAAACACAAGTTGTTGTTGCTTGGTTAAGAAATAAAAAATTATCTTCAGTGGCAAAACACTTTTTAAAATTTTTAAAATAA
- a CDS encoding TonB-dependent receptor, which translates to MNKYFISLGILISTLNYSMELEENGVFLEKSVISSVGYEDSIQNTPKNIQIITKEEISEKNFKNVTETLNSSPLITITRNSVGESIQMRGSGINSKATVQVLVDGTSINPVDINHGTLPLNSIALSSIERIEILPGGNGVLYGDGFTGGLVNIITKDSIEKTNGNIGYRYGSKGENIFDTGTSLKVNDYVSFILNYSKENSQTNRDNEKINSEHVDFTTLLNLTKDDKLKLQYSYYNKKNKTANLLTKDQLKNNSSQSGVDFDGSYLKNNSSNKYPLLEGTGDILDKSNLRRDEFSFNYTKKINNEFEFNLNGSYQKNTNDVTTKEATYANFGSLTNPFNYKNYYADNIGTFTDEKFKINPSLKYNYMTNSYLILGYDYKEQKSKRDFSNFMDMYKVYDLSSKKESNGIYVFNKTSIDKFEFLQGYRREWTKYNTTKNSHYYHRVKPIFLNNGYVDTGLKTDYIKKSMHNDSYEFAINYLYSDTGNIYTRFEESFRTPAPTEFQDKDGTDYILNDLKPETNQTLEIGIKDYLLGSFVSLNGFIGKTKNEIYYNEVYHGKEWYYGNFGKTERKGIELSLEQTFGKFVFFENLAYIDAKIKEDSKNSNLEGNQVPYTPKINANLGTLINFTDNFNSILSFNYKDKYYLDKANKYEAQSFITLDLSLNYVFNNGLKIYGGINNILNRDNYDQEGVSNNEILYDPANGRTFYSGFTYTF; encoded by the coding sequence ATGAATAAATATTTTATTTCATTGGGGATTTTAATTTCTACTTTAAATTATTCTATGGAGCTAGAAGAAAATGGGGTATTTTTAGAAAAAAGTGTTATATCTTCTGTTGGATATGAGGATTCTATACAAAATACACCAAAAAATATTCAAATAATAACAAAAGAAGAAATTTCTGAAAAAAATTTTAAAAATGTTACTGAAACTTTAAATAGTTCACCTTTAATTACTATTACAAGAAACTCTGTAGGAGAGTCAATTCAAATGAGAGGTAGTGGTATTAATTCAAAAGCAACTGTTCAAGTCTTAGTTGATGGTACATCTATTAATCCTGTTGATATAAATCACGGAACACTACCTCTAAATTCTATCGCTTTATCATCAATTGAAAGAATTGAAATTTTACCTGGTGGTAATGGTGTACTTTATGGTGATGGTTTTACTGGAGGACTTGTTAATATTATTACAAAAGACTCTATAGAGAAAACTAATGGGAATATTGGGTATAGATATGGTAGTAAAGGAGAAAATATCTTTGATACAGGAACTTCTCTTAAAGTTAACGATTATGTGTCATTCATATTAAATTATTCTAAAGAAAATAGTCAAACTAATAGAGACAATGAAAAAATTAATTCAGAACATGTTGATTTTACAACTTTATTAAATTTAACTAAAGATGATAAATTAAAGTTACAATATTCCTATTACAATAAAAAAAATAAAACAGCTAATCTTTTGACTAAAGATCAATTAAAAAATAATTCTTCACAATCTGGTGTAGATTTTGATGGTTCATATCTTAAAAATAATTCAAGTAATAAATATCCACTTTTAGAAGGAACTGGAGATATCTTAGATAAATCTAACTTAAGAAGAGATGAATTTTCTTTCAATTACACTAAAAAAATTAATAATGAATTTGAATTTAATTTAAACGGAAGCTATCAAAAAAATACTAATGATGTTACAACTAAAGAGGCTACATATGCAAACTTTGGCTCTTTAACAAATCCATTTAATTACAAAAATTACTATGCCGATAATATCGGTACCTTTACTGATGAAAAATTTAAAATCAATCCATCTTTAAAATACAATTATATGACTAATAGTTACTTAATTTTAGGTTATGATTATAAAGAGCAAAAAAGTAAAAGAGATTTTAGTAATTTTATGGATATGTATAAAGTTTACGATTTATCAAGTAAAAAAGAAAGCAACGGAATCTATGTTTTTAATAAAACATCTATTGATAAATTTGAATTTTTACAAGGTTATAGAAGAGAATGGACAAAATATAATACTACAAAAAATAGTCACTATTACCATAGAGTAAAACCTATTTTTCTCAACAATGGTTATGTTGATACAGGTTTAAAAACTGATTATATAAAAAAATCAATGCATAATGATAGCTATGAATTTGCCATAAATTATTTATACTCTGATACTGGTAATATCTATACTCGTTTCGAAGAAAGTTTTAGAACTCCTGCTCCAACAGAGTTTCAAGATAAAGATGGAACTGATTATATCTTAAATGATTTAAAGCCTGAAACAAATCAAACTTTAGAAATTGGAATTAAAGATTATCTCCTTGGAAGTTTTGTTTCTCTAAATGGATTCATTGGAAAAACTAAAAATGAAATTTATTATAACGAAGTTTATCATGGAAAAGAATGGTATTATGGTAATTTTGGTAAAACTGAGCGAAAAGGTATTGAATTGAGTTTGGAACAAACTTTTGGAAAGTTTGTTTTCTTTGAAAATCTAGCTTATATAGATGCTAAAATTAAAGAGGATTCTAAAAATTCAAATTTAGAGGGCAATCAAGTTCCATATACTCCTAAAATAAATGCTAACTTAGGAACACTTATTAATTTTACAGATAATTTTAACTCTATATTATCTTTTAATTATAAAGATAAATACTATTTAGATAAAGCTAATAAGTATGAGGCTCAAAGTTTTATAACTCTTGATTTAAGCCTTAATTATGTCTTTAATAACGGATTAAAAATATATGGAGGTATTAATAATATCTTAAATAGAGACAACTATGATCAAGAGGGTGTTTCCAATAATGAGATTCTTTATGATCCAGCTAATGGAAGAACTTTCTATTCAGGGTTTACTTATACATTTTAA
- a CDS encoding YbaN family protein, translating into MRKKLYLILGCLSLVLGAIGVFLPLLPTTPFILLAAFSFERSSEKFYRLLLENRIFGKYIKDYTQKKGITYKNKIIAISVMTLGMGKGFLSMQNIYGRAFLLIVYLVVLTHILKLKTLKEN; encoded by the coding sequence ATGAGGAAAAAATTATATTTAATATTAGGGTGTTTATCTTTGGTTTTAGGAGCTATCGGAGTATTTTTACCTCTTTTACCAACAACTCCCTTTATACTTTTAGCTGCATTTTCATTTGAAAGAAGTTCCGAAAAATTTTATAGATTGTTATTAGAAAATAGAATATTTGGAAAATATATAAAAGATTATACGCAAAAAAAAGGAATAACATATAAAAATAAAATTATTGCAATAAGTGTAATGACTTTAGGAATGGGGAAAGGTTTTCTTTCAATGCAAAATATTTATGGACGTGCATTTCTTTTAATAGTATATTTAGTAGTTTTAACTCATATTTTAAAATTAAAAACATTGAAAGAAAATTAA